The genomic region CGGTGACGGCGGGCAATTCCTCGCAGCTCTCCGACGGGGCCTCGATGACCCTGGTGATGAGCCTGGAAAAAGCCCTGGCGTTGGGGCTCAAACCCAAGGCGTTTTTTCGTGGCTTTACCGTCGCCGGTTGCGAACCGGATGAGATGGGCATTGGCCCGGTGTTCTCGGTGCCCAAGCTGCTCAAGGCCAAGGGCTTGCAGGTGGCAGATATCGACCTGTGGGAGCTCAATGAAGCCTTTGCTTCACAGTGCCTTTATGCACGCAACCGCCTGGAAATCGATAACGCCAGGTACAACGTCAATGGTGGCTCGATCTCCATTGGCCACCCGTTCGGCATGACCGGGTCGCGGCAGGTGGGGCATCTGGTGCGCGAACTGCAACGACGTAATTTGCGCTATGGGATTGTCACCATGTGCGTGGGCGGGGGTATGGGCGCTACCGGGCTCTTCGAAGCCGTACGCTGATCAAAATGTGGGAGGGGGCTTGCCCGCGAAGACGTCGACCCAGCAAACATTGATGTTGGCTGACCCACCGCTATAGGGAGCCAGCCCCTCCCACAGTTGGCCATCCGCGTATCCGAATCTGGTCACTTACCCCTAGAATGGCGGCTCCTCCACCTCTGGCTTTTTTTGGGGCACTCATGCACATCTCTTCCGGCCGCTGGGTCTACGGTTTCTTGCTGACTCTGCTGACCGCCTTTCTGTGGGGCATTCTTCCGATCAAGCTCAAGCAGGTCCTGCAGGTCATGGACCCGATCACCGTCACCTGGTTTCGTCTCACAGTGGCCGGCACTTGCTTGTTTGTGTACCTCGCCGTCGCCAAGCGCCTGCCCAGCCGCAAGGTGCTCGGCCCCAAGGGCGGTTGGCTGGTGGCCATGGCCGTGTGCGGGCTGGTGGGTAACTACGTGCTGTATCTGGTTGGCCTGAAGATGCTCAGCCCCGGCACCGCTCAACTAGTGGTGCAGATGGGCCCGATCTTCCTGATGATCGCCAGCGTGTTTGTCTTCAAGGAGCGTTTCAGCCTGGGGCAGGTCCTCGGCCTGGTGGTGCTGATTATCGGCTTCGGCCTGTTTTTCAATCAGCGCCTCGTGGAGTTGCTGACGTCCCTGGGCACCTATACCGCCGGGGTGCTGACCATCCTGCTGGCCACCTCGATCTGGGTGTTCTATGCCTTGGGCCAGAAGCAATTGTTGACGGTATGGAATTCCTTGCAGGTGATGATGGTGATCTACCTGTTCTGCGCGCTGCTGCTCACGCCGTGGGCGCACCCCTTGGAAGCGTTGCAGTTGAGCCCGCTGCAAGGCTGGTTGTTGCTGGCGTGCTGCATGAATACGCTGGTGGCGTATGGCGCGTTTGCCGAAGCGCTGGCCCACTGGGAGGCGTCGCGGGTGAGTGCAACCCTGGCGTTGACGCCGCTGGTGACCTTTGTCGCAGTGGCGCTGGCGGCGTGGCTGTGGCCGGATTATGTCCAGGCAGAAGAGATCAACGCCCTGGGCTACTTCGGCGCATTCGTGGTGGTCTTGGGGTCGGCTGCAGTCGCCCTGGCGCCGTCGCTGCTCGCCGGGCTCAAGGCCCGGCGGCTGCGTATGATGGTTTAGTTACCCAACATGTTTTCCGGGCGTACCCACTGGTCGAACTCGGCGTCGGTGAGGTAGCCCAGCTCCAGCGCGGCTTCGCGCAGTGTCAGCCCTTCGGCGTAGGCCTTCTTGGCGATCTCTGCCGACTTGTCGTAGCCGATATGCGGGTTGAGTGCGGTGACCAGCATCAGCCCGCGCTCCAGGTGTTCGGCCATTTTCTCGGCGTCGGGCTCAAGGCCTGCGATGCAGTGCTCCTGGAAGTTGTTGCAGCCGTCGGCCAGCAGGCGGATCGATTCAAGCAGGTTGTGAATGATCACCGGCTTGTACACATTCAACTGCAAGTGCCCTTGGCTGGCCGCCATGCCGATGGTCACGTCGTTGCCCAGCACCTGGCAGGCCAGCATGGACAGGGCTTCGCACTGGGTCGGGTTGACCTTGCCCGGCATGATCGAACTGCCGGGCTCATTGGCCGGCAACTTGACTTCGGCCAGGCCGGCCCGTGGGCCTGAACCCAGCAGGCGCAGGTCGTTGGCAATTTTCATCAACGCTACGGCCAGGGTTTTCAATGCGCCGTGCAAGGTCACCAACGGCTCATGGCCGGAGAGGGCGGCGAATTTGTTCGGCGCGGTCACGAAGGGCAAGCCCGACAACGCTGCCAGCTCGGAAGCAATCGCCTCGCCAAAGCCGTGGGGTGCATTGAGCCCGGTGCCCACCGCTGTGCCGCCTTGGGCCAGCTCGCACACGGCGGGCAGGGCGCTGCGGATCGCTCGCTCGGCGTAATCGAGCTGGGCGATAAACGCCGAGAGTTCCTGGCCGAAGGTGATCGGCGTGGCGTCCATCATGTGGGTGCGCCCGGTCTTGACCAGCTTCATATGCCGTGCAGCCAGCTCCGCCAGGCCACCGGACAAGGTCGCAATCGCCGGCAGCAACTGCTGATGCACCGCCTGCACTGCGGCAATGCTCATGGCAGTAGGGAAGCAGTCGTTGGAGCTCTGGGAGCGGTTGACGTGATCATTGGGATGCACCGGGCTCTTGCCGCCGCGGTTATTGCCGGCCAGTTCGTTGGCGCGACCGGCGATCACTTCATTGGCGTTCATGTTGCTCTGGGTGCCACTGCCGGTCTGCCAGACCACCAGAGGGAACTGGTCGTCATGTTGACCCTCGAGGATCTCGTCGGCGGCCTGTTCGATCAGCCGGGCGATATCGGCGGGCAGGTCGCCGTTGCGATCGTTGACCCGGGCGGCGGCCTTCTTGATCAGGGCCAGGGCATGCAATACCGCCAGCGGCATACGCTGCTCGCCAATCGCGAAGTTGACCAGCGAACGTTGGGTTTGCGCGCCCCAATACGCATCATCAGGGACCTGTACTTCTCCCAGGCTGTCGGTTTCGATACGGCTCATCGGGCACCCTCCTTATCCAGTCGTGATTGGTCAGTTTAGGCCCTGGCGGCCGCCATGGGTTCCCTAAACCCACATTTGTGTCATCGCGCCCCGCAAAACCAGGGCCTGCGTAGGGGTGGGGTTGAGCCCTGAGGTTTTTTAGGCGCAGAATGGTCGCCCTTGGGGTCTTACCTCGCCTGCTAGAAAAGGAAACTCGATGACTCGTCTTCGTGCCATCTGTACCGCGGTTGCTCTGGTTTGCGCCAGCGGCCAGGTTTTTGCCGATACCGCCAGCCACAACGCCAGTGCCGAAGCCTTCCTTACCCTGGCCCATGCTGACAAGCTGGGGACCCCGGTGTACATGCAAGTGCAGCAAATGTTCGCCCAGCGCTTCGAACAGACCAAGGCGCCTGCCGCCAAGCAGTCTGTACTGGACAGCTACCAGGCCAAGGCCAACGCCGCCCTGGACCAGGCTATCGGCTGGCCGAAGCTGAAACCGGACATGGTCAAGCTCTACACCACCAATTTCAGCGAGTCGGAGCTCAAGGACCTGGTAGCCTTCTACCAGTCGCCACTGGGCAAGAAAGTCCTGGAAAAAATGCCACAACTGACCCAGCAATCGGCCCAGATGACCCAGGCCAAGCTGGAAAGCGCGGTGCCGGTGGTGAACAAGCTGTTGGAAGACATGACCAACGAGCTGACGCCAAAAGCCGCCGCACCGGCCAAGAAGAAGTAAGCAGGAATGACCATGCAACAGCGTATCGAAACGGCGCTCGCCGCCCTGGAGCCGCAACACTTGAACGTGCTGGATGAAAGCCATATGCATAGTCGTGGGTTGCAGACCCACTTCAAGGCCGTACTGGTCAGCTCGCAGTTCGAGGGGCTCAACCGCGTCAAGCGCCACCAGAAGGTCTACGCCATCCTGGGTGACCTGATGAGCGAGTTTCATGCGTTGGCGCTGCATACCTATACGCCTGATGAATGGGCGAAAATCGACGCAGCCCCGGCCTCGCCGACCTGCGCCGGCGGGCATTGAGCGCAGCCTCGACCCGCGCTAGCGGGTCGGGGCGATGCCAGTACCTGGATACACAAAACATCCTCCAGCACCACCTTTCTCCACACCTCATCCCTAGGCTTTCAGGACTACTTATCCAGCAATAAGGTCTTGAGGTCATGTCTGCTTCCATCCATCGAAATACACCTATCTTGAAGGCCACGGATCCTCGCGGACTGGCTGTACGTACTGTTGAATATCACCGCCAGAGCGTGACCCAGACTCCGCAGGCACGGGTTACCCGCCAGGTTTTTGGGGCCAATGGTTTTTTGTCCAGTCAGTGGGACCCGCGGCAATGTGCGCGCGGAGCTGGTGGTGCGGCATCGCAATCGAACATTTTAAGTCTGTCGGGCGAGGCGGTTCGCACCGAGAGCGCCGATGCCGGCTGGCGCCTGATATTACGCGGCGAAGCGGGCCAGCCGCTGCACACCTGGGATTCGCGTCAAGCCCACCAGGAGCAACGCTACGACCGTCTGCTACGCCCGGTGGCAGTATTTGAACAGACTGCGAATGAGCCACGGCCGCGTTGTGTAGAGCGCCTGGCCTATGGGGCAGCCGAGGTGGCCGGCAACCGTTGTGGACGGCTGATTCGTCATGCGGACCCGGCCGGTGTTGTGTTGATGGATGAGTACGGGATCGGTGGGAACGTCATCAAGCAGACTCGACGGTTTCGCATGGACACTTCGGCAGTTGACTGGCCATCGAGCGATGACAATCAAGCTGAACAGCTGGAAACCAAAGCCCATACCACGACCTGGCGCTACGATGCCTTGGGGGCGCTGCTGGAGCAGATCGACGCCAGGGGCAATCGCCGGCACTGGCGCTATGGGCGACAAGGTTGGCTGCAGGAGGTTGCGCTGACCCTGCGTGAGGGCACACGCCAAGTGTTGATGAACCAGCGGGTGTACAACGCCAGCGGCTTGGTGGAGTCCGAGCGGCTGGGCAATGAAGTCACCAAGGTGGCGAAATACGCCGCTGAGGATAACCGTTTGCTGCAGTTGACGGTGTATCGCAAGGGCGAGGCCGCCCAGCCTTTACAGGACCTTGTGTACGAGTACGACCCGGTCGGTAATATCCTCAGCCTCAGCGACCAGGCCCAGCCGACTCAATGGCACAGCAATGCGCGCATTGATGCGGTCAGTCGTTACCGGTACGACAGTCTTTACCAGTTAACCCAGGCCAGCGGTCGGGAAAATGCTGCTGGCAGCAGTGGTCAGGCAGCCCCGGGGCGGGTGGCGTTTGGTGCAACCGACGACGGACTCTGGCGCAATTACACCCAGCATTATACCTACGACGAGCATGGCAACCTGACACGCCTGCGCCATGTGGCGAGCAGTGGCGCAGGGTATACCCGGGACATGAGTGTAGCGGTGGGCAGCAATCGCGCCTTGTCGGTCACTGACGGTGCGGCGCAACATTGGGCGACGATGTTTGATGCCAACGGTAACCAGCAAGCGCTGGGCGGCGGCCAACAGTTAGGCTGGAACGTGCGTAATCAACTCACCCATGCCACCCAGGTGCGGCGTGACCAGGGTGATCCTGATGTGGAAAGTTACCTCTACGACGGCCAGGGCCAGCGGGCTGCCAAGATCAGAAGCCAACGGGTCGCGGGTAAACCCCATAGACAATTGACGTGCTACCTGCCGGGTTTGCACCTGCATGTACAACCTGGCAAGCGTTTGAACGTGCTGGAGATTGATACGGGCGGTGGTCGTGTCACGGTGTTGCAATGGGAGCACGGTCGCCCCAGCGATATGAGCGCCGAGCAGTTGCAATTCAGCATCCTCGATCACCTCAGTAGCAGTTTACTGGAGCTGGACGAACACGCGCAGTTGCTGAGCCAGGAGCACTACTATCCTTATGGCATGACGGCGTGGTGGGCTACCAACGATACGCAGCGAGCCAACTATAAGGTTCGCCGCTACGCGGGTAAGGAGCGCGACGCGACAGGATTGTATTACTACGGATATCGGTATTACGCGCCGTGGCTGCAACGCTGGATCAGTCCGGATCCACAGGGTGACGTGGATGGCTTGAATCTGTATGTGATGGCGCTGGGCAATCCCTTGCGGTTCAGGGATGCCGATGGTGGGCAAACGTTGTTCGGCGAGCAATTCCAGCCAGGTCGAGGCGATATCCTTTTCGGCTTGGCGAATACTGTGCGTATCTATCGTAGCTTCTGGTCGAAGCTGACGGCACGTGGAGACATCATGGCCGCCTATGTCGGAATTGATGAAATAGGGCCGGCAACGGCGGCGCTGGTAGAAAGCGTCAGTGCGCACGTTCGGTACGGGCTCGGCAGGATCAGCGAGGCCAGGTACAGGCAAACGATCAGTGAGCAAGGCGTACAGGTCGCACGACAGTTCTATGGCGCTGTTGTG from Pseudomonas synxantha harbors:
- a CDS encoding BolA family protein: MTMQQRIETALAALEPQHLNVLDESHMHSRGLQTHFKAVLVSSQFEGLNRVKRHQKVYAILGDLMSEFHALALHTYTPDEWAKIDAAPASPTCAGGH
- a CDS encoding DUF2059 domain-containing protein; the encoded protein is MTRLRAICTAVALVCASGQVFADTASHNASAEAFLTLAHADKLGTPVYMQVQQMFAQRFEQTKAPAAKQSVLDSYQAKANAALDQAIGWPKLKPDMVKLYTTNFSESELKDLVAFYQSPLGKKVLEKMPQLTQQSAQMTQAKLESAVPVVNKLLEDMTNELTPKAAAPAKKK
- a CDS encoding RHS repeat-associated core domain-containing protein; this encodes MSASIHRNTPILKATDPRGLAVRTVEYHRQSVTQTPQARVTRQVFGANGFLSSQWDPRQCARGAGGAASQSNILSLSGEAVRTESADAGWRLILRGEAGQPLHTWDSRQAHQEQRYDRLLRPVAVFEQTANEPRPRCVERLAYGAAEVAGNRCGRLIRHADPAGVVLMDEYGIGGNVIKQTRRFRMDTSAVDWPSSDDNQAEQLETKAHTTTWRYDALGALLEQIDARGNRRHWRYGRQGWLQEVALTLREGTRQVLMNQRVYNASGLVESERLGNEVTKVAKYAAEDNRLLQLTVYRKGEAAQPLQDLVYEYDPVGNILSLSDQAQPTQWHSNARIDAVSRYRYDSLYQLTQASGRENAAGSSGQAAPGRVAFGATDDGLWRNYTQHYTYDEHGNLTRLRHVASSGAGYTRDMSVAVGSNRALSVTDGAAQHWATMFDANGNQQALGGGQQLGWNVRNQLTHATQVRRDQGDPDVESYLYDGQGQRAAKIRSQRVAGKPHRQLTCYLPGLHLHVQPGKRLNVLEIDTGGGRVTVLQWEHGRPSDMSAEQLQFSILDHLSSSLLELDEHAQLLSQEHYYPYGMTAWWATNDTQRANYKVRRYAGKERDATGLYYYGYRYYAPWLQRWISPDPQGDVDGLNLYVMALGNPLRFRDADGGQTLFGEQFQPGRGDILFGLANTVRIYRSFWSKLTARGDIMAAYVGIDEIGPATAALVESVSAHVRYGLGRISEARYRQTISEQGVQVARQFYGAVVAKYSGCTSTTANREFAKKFVSDLASGDYSFERTLEDYIDVDLIDFQHKLVSRISKSSLKTLTAPESMRHVHFALDDLDLNLVIDKSQSSATGSELRWLYRHRQQLAGRVTFYRRQQRVDAPWESNSSAWRSYKPASTRASRRAVR
- a CDS encoding class II fumarate hydratase, with protein sequence MSRIETDSLGEVQVPDDAYWGAQTQRSLVNFAIGEQRMPLAVLHALALIKKAAARVNDRNGDLPADIARLIEQAADEILEGQHDDQFPLVVWQTGSGTQSNMNANEVIAGRANELAGNNRGGKSPVHPNDHVNRSQSSNDCFPTAMSIAAVQAVHQQLLPAIATLSGGLAELAARHMKLVKTGRTHMMDATPITFGQELSAFIAQLDYAERAIRSALPAVCELAQGGTAVGTGLNAPHGFGEAIASELAALSGLPFVTAPNKFAALSGHEPLVTLHGALKTLAVALMKIANDLRLLGSGPRAGLAEVKLPANEPGSSIMPGKVNPTQCEALSMLACQVLGNDVTIGMAASQGHLQLNVYKPVIIHNLLESIRLLADGCNNFQEHCIAGLEPDAEKMAEHLERGLMLVTALNPHIGYDKSAEIAKKAYAEGLTLREAALELGYLTDAEFDQWVRPENMLGN
- a CDS encoding DMT family transporter produces the protein MHISSGRWVYGFLLTLLTAFLWGILPIKLKQVLQVMDPITVTWFRLTVAGTCLFVYLAVAKRLPSRKVLGPKGGWLVAMAVCGLVGNYVLYLVGLKMLSPGTAQLVVQMGPIFLMIASVFVFKERFSLGQVLGLVVLIIGFGLFFNQRLVELLTSLGTYTAGVLTILLATSIWVFYALGQKQLLTVWNSLQVMMVIYLFCALLLTPWAHPLEALQLSPLQGWLLLACCMNTLVAYGAFAEALAHWEASRVSATLALTPLVTFVAVALAAWLWPDYVQAEEINALGYFGAFVVVLGSAAVALAPSLLAGLKARRLRMMV